The Clostridia bacterium DNA segment AACAATTAAGCTCCTGATTAATCGCTTTCTCGATATCGTTACAAATTATTACTCTAGGATTGTGGTCTGGTTTGATATCGATATTTTTACTTGAAGGTACTTGTACAAATGAAGGGTCGTTGTACAGTTTATTAAGAATATCAATAACTTCAGATATCGAACGGTGATTAGTTGTAAGGGAGATAGTGGTATTTAAACTTGATAATTGTTTTTCAAATGTACCATCATAATTTTTATATATTTGTTGCATTTTATCACCTAATAAGTATAGTTTAGATGGCGTATTTAAAGTCGCGTTATAAAAGATCTTTAGTATATCAGCAGATGCATCTTGATATTCATCTATAAAAATAGCCTGAAATTTCTGTGATAAACGTTTTTTTATTACAGTGAAATTATCAAATATCACTTTTGAAAATACAATTAAATCATCATGTGAAAGCCCGCCGTAATATAAGGAGTTGAATGCTGTTTCATTATATGATAATGACGTGATATTGCTTTTTAGCGTGTCATAATCCAAAGAACCATATTTTTCAATGTACTTTTGATTACTATTATTGATATGGTCTTCATTTTCAATATTTTCAATGCGTTTTTTTATTTTATTACTATAGAATTTAAAATAGAGTTTTAAAATATCCTGATGACTAAAATAGACACCAATAAAATCGTTTAAAAAGGAGTGAATGGTTGATATGTGAATTTTAGGATTATTCAAATCTTTATTCAATTCTTCGGCAGCACGATTTGTGTAAGTTATACATAAAATATTATCTTCTGGGAATTCAATAGAGTGATTAGTGACCATAGAACGTATTTTATATGTTTTACCACTTCCAGCCGGTGCATTTACTAGAAAAATATTATCAACTATTGAATTAGCCAAAGTAATCCCTCCTCAATGTATTTTGGTAGAAGCTGTTCGGTATAATTATTAAGTATTACTGAATACATAAAATCTGTTTTCCCATTTGATGTATGTGCAACGATATCGCGTATACAATACCGAGCATTTTTTTGAGGGATTGTATATTTCAAATTATCATTAGATCTTAGTTTAACCCATGAGGATCTATTTTTGCTTGTGAATGCATTTACATTATAGTGTTTTGCTAACATTGCTTCTTCTAACGTTCTTGAATATCCATCATCTTTACCTTGATAGGCTAAGTAAGCATGTCCGTCTAGAATGACATTACCACCTAAGTAAGACCAATTATATAAGTCAGATACGTTCGGTTCAACATTATTGTGTGTATCCTTATAAAAATTTTTAAGAGTTGCATTTGTAGTAAATGAATTTTGTATTTGATTTTCAGTTTTTGCCAATTTGTCATAATCTAAATCTGTAATAATTAATGTTTTAACCTTAAGGAATTCAATAAGCTTCTTGTAATTATAAGCATAAGCACCGCCAACTTGAACAAATGCAACATAAAGCTGATTTAATTTTTTAAAGCAATCAAATGTTGCAATTTTTCGTATTAGCATTCTTTCGGTATCACCCTCATATAATATAACTCTATCTGCAAAAACTACTTCAGAGAAGCCTACTTCAAAGAACCAGTCATAAAAATTATCAATTATTGGATCATTTTTGATTTCATCCTTAAAATCATAAAAATCAAGTATATCGCTTTTAAAATTACTAAAAGAACGGCTTATTCTTAGATTCTTCATATCAGTTGCTCTGACTATTTCACTTGAATGAGTTGTTATTAGACCTTGAATTTTCTGCATTTGATAGTATTTTCTTAAGTATTTTCCAAAAACATTTTGCATTTGAGGATGCATATGAGATTCAGGTTCTTCAATAAAGAACATGTTAACCAGTAGGGAATTTATACTCAATTTATAATTCTCTAATTGTACTAGTATGTAAATCATATTGCTGTACCCAAGTCCCTGTGAAGATTCATTTAGGAAGTGATTATCAACAAGATACTTGGCGCTTGTAATTTGCATTATCAAGGTTCTGATAGCATCTTCAGAGACATCCATATTAAGTACCATGTTTCCAGTATTTCCACCATTAGTTTGAGCTATTGAACTAATAGCATCACTTAGTCCGTTAATAGAAGTCTCTTGAACAAGTGAAGTAATATTTTCTGCTTCTAGTCGTTGTAATATCTTATCTGGTAACTGTTCAATCAACGATTTCCATTCTTTATTATGACTTGTAAGGGTGATCATATCTTTGCTTAAAGTTTTGTGTTTATCTCCATTTTGATCATCCAGAGATCTGCCAGCACAGATATTATGAAAGTTAAATAGTTTTTTGAAGCTCTTTGTTTCGATTTCGTTGCGATTGCTAAATTGCTTATCCGTAAAAAAGCATTTATCAACTAAGCAAGAAACATATAACTTGAGAATACGTTCCTTGATGGAGTTTATTTTTAGAATATCAGAATCCGGATCTGTTAGCTGAGCAAAGCGTAATTTTAATTTGCCAAAATCATTTGCTAGAACCTTGCCAAAAATCGATGCGGTTGGTTCAAAACTATATTCGAAATAGAAAGAGTGATTTGTCGGATCAAAGTCCATAATATAATCAGCAAAATTTCTTATGTCGTCATTCTGAGGATCATAATCAATGGTAAATTTAACGTTTGTTAGTGGTAAAAGAATTGGCTCTGTTTCAGTTATAGAGTCAAGGCCAAAAATACTGTTTACTATATCGTGAATTACTTTTTCATTATCATGTATTTGAGTAAATGAATTTAAGAAGAGTGGATATACTTTATCTAGCCATTCTTTAGAATTTTCAACTGGAATATCTTCAACTCTTAAATTAGTTTTTGTGCTATTAATTATATGTTCCATCAATTCGATAATAGATGTTTTACCACTATTGTTTGCGCCTGCTAATAAAGTAATGTCTTCATCAAATGAAAGTGCAGTATTTAAGAATTTACGATAGTTGTTTACTTCAATTCGTTTTAATATCACTGTGTTACCTCCCATATCAACATTGATTTCTAATTCAATAATTAGATTCTTTCCCCATTCTTCTCAACAAAATACCCCTCAAACTCACAATCTAAAGCTTCGCCAATCGCTTCTAACTCATTCACAGAGAAGTTATCTCTTTTGAGTTTATTAGCCATGTTCTGATTTGTGGTACCGAGTCTTTTGCTAAGTTCTATTATCGTTACATTCTTTCTTTTAAGTAAAATACGGATCTTTTCACCCATCGTTAATTTCATTAATTATCACCTACCTAAGTTAAATAATACACCTATTAG contains these protein-coding regions:
- a CDS encoding AAA family ATPase, with protein sequence MILKRIEVNNYRKFLNTALSFDEDITLLAGANNSGKTSIIELMEHIINSTKTNLRVEDIPVENSKEWLDKVYPLFLNSFTQIHDNEKVIHDIVNSIFGLDSITETEPILLPLTNVKFTIDYDPQNDDIRNFADYIMDFDPTNHSFYFEYSFEPTASIFGKVLANDFGKLKLRFAQLTDPDSDILKINSIKERILKLYVSCLVDKCFFTDKQFSNRNEIETKSFKKLFNFHNICAGRSLDDQNGDKHKTLSKDMITLTSHNKEWKSLIEQLPDKILQRLEAENITSLVQETSINGLSDAISSIAQTNGGNTGNMVLNMDVSEDAIRTLIMQITSAKYLVDNHFLNESSQGLGYSNMIYILVQLENYKLSINSLLVNMFFIEEPESHMHPQMQNVFGKYLRKYYQMQKIQGLITTHSSEIVRATDMKNLRISRSFSNFKSDILDFYDFKDEIKNDPIIDNFYDWFFEVGFSEVVFADRVILYEGDTERMLIRKIATFDCFKKLNQLYVAFVQVGGAYAYNYKKLIEFLKVKTLIITDLDYDKLAKTENQIQNSFTTNATLKNFYKDTHNNVEPNVSDLYNWSYLGGNVILDGHAYLAYQGKDDGYSRTLEEAMLAKHYNVNAFTSKNRSSWVKLRSNDNLKYTIPQKNARYCIRDIVAHTSNGKTDFMYSVILNNYTEQLLPKYIEEGLLWLIQ
- a CDS encoding helix-turn-helix domain-containing protein; translation: MKLTMGEKIRILLKRKNVTIIELSKRLGTTNQNMANKLKRDNFSVNELEAIGEALDCEFEGYFVEKNGERI